Proteins from a genomic interval of Phlebotomus papatasi isolate M1 chromosome 3, Ppap_2.1, whole genome shotgun sequence:
- the LOC129806181 gene encoding seminal metalloprotease 1-like — MKWILLCCFLTVTLAIPLNNKDDGFVGQPIEELGEHFEGDILLTDEEKTMIFDAMVDGRTGLLNPRYRWPNNILYYEYADHVTEIQREWIDLAIANLTGHTCLTFTPRTTETDYVYVTTTSSGCFSYLGRIGGRQQLNLQNNVPTQGCFRFGTVVHEFIHALGFHHTQTAYNRNDYVHIKFENIQAGTESNFVLRDRTTTTLYGLPYDYDSVMHYGPTAFSMNGQDTIVPTQEGAVFGQRLAMSTMDIQRLNRMYDCPDGQ; from the coding sequence ATGAAGTGGATATTGCTGTGTTGCTTCTTGACCGTAACCTTGGCCATTCCCTTGAATAACAAAGACGATGGCTTTGTTGGGCAGCCGATCGAGGAGTTGGGGGAGCATTTTGAAGGTGACATCCTTCTCACGGATGAAGAGAAGACAATGATCTTTGATGCAATGGTTGATGGACGGACAGGGCTTCTGAATCCACGATACCGCTGGCCAAATAACATTCTCTACTACGAGTATGCAGATCATGTAACAGAGATTCAAAGGGAATGGATTGATTTAGCCATAGCTAACCTGACTGGCCACACTTGCCTAACCTTTACGCCACGTACTACTGAGACCGACTACGTCTACGTTACTACAACGAGCTCAGGATGCTTCTCTTACCTGGGACGTATTGGAGGACGCCAGCAGCTCAATTTGCAGAACAATGTACCAACTCAGGGATGCTTCCGATTTGGCACAGTTGTTCATGAATTTATCCACGCATTAGGCTTCCATCATACCCAGACAGCCTACAACAGAAACGATTACGTCCacatcaaatttgaaaatattcaagcTGGGACTGAAAGCAATTTTGTTCTGAGAGATCGTACGACAACCACATTGTATGGCTTGCCCTATGACTATGACAGTGTTATGCACTATGGACCAACTGCATTCAGTATGAATGGACAAGACACAATTGTACCAACTCAGGAAGGAGCGGTTTTCGGACAGAGACTTGCAATGAGCACTATGGATATCCAGCGACTCAACCGAATGTACGATTGTCCAGATGGACAGTGA
- the LOC129806182 gene encoding zinc metalloproteinase nas-4-like, whose product MKWILLCCFLTTALAIPLNSRDDGFVGQPIEELGEYFEGDIVLTDEQKARIFDSMVDGRTGLLNPRYRWPNNILYYEYADHVTQEQREWIDLGLSNITGHTCLTFTPRTTETDYVYVTTSSSGCFSSLGRRGGRQQLNLQNNVPTQGCFRFGTVVHEFIHALGFHHSQTAYNRNDYVIIKFENIQSGTENNFVLQDRTTTSMYGLPYDYGSVMHYGPTAFSMNGEDTIVPTEEGAVIGQRLAMSTMDIQRLNRMYDCPEGQ is encoded by the coding sequence ATGAAGTGGATTTTGCTGTGTTGCTTTTTGACCACAGCCCTTGCCATTCCCTTGAACAGCAGGGATGATGGGTTCGTTGGACAACCGATCGAAGAGCTAGGCGAGTACTTCGAAGGTGATATCGTGCTCACTGATGAGCAAAAGGCGAGGATCTTCGATTCAATGGTTGATGGACGAACAGGGCTTCTGAATCCACGATACCGCTGGCCAAATAACATTCTCTACTACGAGTATGCAGATCATGTGACTCAAGAACAGAGAGAGTGGATCGATCTAGGTCTGTCGAACATAACAGGCCACACTTGCCTGACCTTCACGCCACGTACTACCGAGACTGACTACGTATACGTCACTACGTCGAGCTCAGGATGCTTCTCTTCCTTGGGTCGTAGAGGAGGACGCCAGCAGCTCAATTTGCAGAACAATGTACCAACTCAGGGATGCTTCCGATTTGGTACAGTTGTCCATGAGTTTATTCATGCACTTGGCTTCCATCATTCTCAAACCGCCTACAACCGAAACGATTACGTAatcatcaaatttgaaaatattcaatccGGTACTGAAAATAACTTCGTGCTGCAAGATCGCACAACGACATCAATGTATGGTTTGCCTTATGATTACGGAAGTGTAATGCATTACGGACCAACTGCATTTAGTATGAATGGAGAAGATACTATTGTTCCAACTGAGGAAGGAGCGGTTATCGGACAGAGACTTGCAATGAGCACTATGGATATCCAGCGACTCAACCGAATGTACGATTGTCCTGAAGGACAGTAA